One Catenulispora sp. GP43 genomic window carries:
- a CDS encoding transposase, protein MRPLPSPPVPVATAALARAVFPVGCLAMRLRDELGVVFTNADFTGAYPRQGGPALSPVTLALVSVLQYAERLTDRQAVHAAPHLIMHVVTTTAPTDDAAQTLRVEHDLISAGRGPAEHLVDAGYMGAELIVEAAHLGIDLVGPVPIVGGRQEREGRGYGLGDFTIDFDAHTATCPQGKTSTRWIDTIIDGHPRIHVDFYNAGCPACPAKPDCTKARYRGLTLHPREQHEALQQRRREQDTDTWRKRYATRAGVEGTIAQAVHACDARRSRYKGLPKVRLEHILLATAINLIRLDAWWTGTPLGPTRTSHYARLELAA, encoded by the coding sequence ATGCGTCCACTTCCGTCTCCGCCGGTTCCGGTCGCGACGGCGGCGTTGGCCCGGGCGGTGTTCCCGGTGGGGTGTCTGGCAATGCGGCTGCGGGATGAGCTGGGTGTGGTGTTCACCAACGCCGACTTCACCGGTGCGTATCCACGCCAGGGTGGGCCGGCTCTGTCGCCGGTGACGCTGGCTTTGGTCAGCGTGCTGCAGTACGCGGAGCGGTTGACCGACCGGCAGGCCGTGCATGCAGCACCGCACCTGATCATGCATGTGGTGACCACCACCGCGCCGACCGACGACGCGGCGCAGACGCTGAGGGTCGAACACGATCTGATCTCGGCCGGCCGCGGCCCGGCCGAGCACCTGGTCGACGCCGGCTACATGGGCGCCGAGCTGATCGTGGAGGCCGCGCACCTGGGCATCGACCTGGTCGGGCCGGTCCCGATCGTCGGCGGCCGCCAAGAACGCGAAGGACGCGGCTACGGATTGGGCGACTTCACCATCGACTTCGACGCACACACCGCGACCTGCCCACAGGGCAAGACCAGCACACGCTGGATCGACACGATCATCGACGGCCACCCACGCATCCACGTCGACTTCTACAACGCCGGCTGCCCAGCCTGCCCGGCCAAACCAGACTGCACCAAAGCCCGCTACCGCGGCCTGACCCTGCACCCGCGTGAGCAGCACGAAGCCCTGCAACAACGCCGCCGCGAACAGGACACCGACACCTGGCGCAAACGCTACGCCACCCGCGCAGGCGTCGAGGGCACCATCGCCCAGGCCGTTCACGCCTGTGACGCCCGCCGCAGCCGCTACAAAGGCCTACCTAAAGTCCGACTTGAACACATCCTGCTCGCCACCGCGATCAACCTGATCCGGCTGGACGCCTGGTGGACCGGCACACCCCTCGGGCCCACCAGAACCAGTCACTACGCCCGACTCGAACTCGCCGCATGA